The proteins below are encoded in one region of Rhododendron vialii isolate Sample 1 chromosome 7a, ASM3025357v1:
- the LOC131334426 gene encoding putative pentatricopeptide repeat-containing protein At1g19290 yields MRKSTTINSTKTLSFFFTHQSIHTSPPLSQWKPRHEYKLTRPDLVDRICRLLVLRRHDAIPNLSFDFSDDVVDAVLVKLRLNPNACLELFKLASKQQKYRPDIKSYCKIVHILSRGRMFDETRVYLNELVGFVKNKKLGLVVWGELIRVYREFSFSPTVFDMIMKVYAKKGLTVCALHVFDEMSKSGRVPSLQSCNSLLSSLVRNGELYTVFVVYDQMVRVGIVPDACTFTIMVDACCRCGRVGKAFELVKEMEGLGFEPNVVTYHCLINGYVELGDVRGVEGVLELMEHRGVSMNAVTYTLVIKGYCKVCKMEEAEKVLQDMKQVPSFTMDERAYGVLIDAYCRNGRMNEALRMKDEMLGLGLEMNLFICNSIINGYCKLGQVHEAEGLVMSMSIWKLKPDSYTYNTLLDGYCREGQTTEAFSICDKMIEERIEPSVVTYNTLLKGLSRRGAFADALQLWHLLLKRGVALNEVSYGIILDVFLKMENSEGALMLWKHVLARGFATRIVFKTIVNGLCKMGKITEVEEILEKMKELDY; encoded by the coding sequence ATGAGGAAATCCACAACGATCAATTCAACAAAAACCCTCTCATTCTTCTTCACCCACCAATCAATCCACACATCACCGCCCCTCTCCCAATGGAAACCCCGACACGAGTACAAGCTGACCCGGCCCGACCTCGTCGACCGGATCTGCCGCCTCCTGGTCCTCCGCCGCCACGACGCCATACCCAACCTCTCCTTCGACTTCTCGGACGACGTTGTCGACGCCGTCCTCGTAAAACTCAGGTTGAACCCTAACGCCTGTTTAGAGCTCTTTAAATTAGCTTCCAAACAGCAAAAGTACAGACCGGATATAAAATCATACTGCAAGATAGTCCATATACTGTCGAGGGGCCGAATGTTTGACGAAACTAGGGTTTACTTGAACGAGCTTGTTGGATTTGTTAAGAACAAGAAACTTGGTTTGGTAGTTTGGGGTGAACTAATTCGGGTTTATAGAGAATTCTCGTTCTCGCCGACTGTTTTCGATATGATCATGAAGGTTTACGCGAAGAAGGGTTTGACGGTGTGTGCCTTGCATGTGTTTGATGAGATGAGTAAGAGTGGACGCGTGCCGAGCTTACAGTCTTGTAATAGTTTGCTTAGTAGTTTGGTTAGGAATGGTGAGTTGTACACTGTTTTCGTTGTTTATGATCAGATGGTTAGGGTTGGGATTGTTCCTGATGCATGTACATTTACGATAATGGTGGATGCGTGTTGTCGGTGTGGGAGAGTGGGTAAAGCTTTTGAACTTGTGAAAGAAATGGAGGGTTTGGGGTTCGAACCGAATGTAGTGACGTACCATTGTTTGATCAATGGATATGTCGAATTAGGGGATGTACGAGGGGTTGAGGGAGTGTTGGAGTTGATGGAACACAGAGGAGTTTCAATGAATGCTGTTACGTATACGTTGGTGATTAAGGGTTATTGCAAAGTTTGCAAGATGGAGGAGGCGGAGAAGGTGCTTCAGGATATGAAACAAGTCCCATCGTTTACTATGGATGAGCGTGCTTATGGTGTTTTAATTGATGCATACTGTCGAAATGGTAGAATGAATGAGGCCTTGAGGATGAAGGATGAGATGCTGGGATTGGGACTGGAGATGAATTTGTTCATTTGCAATTCCATTATCAACGGGTACTGCAAACTAGGTCAAGTTCACGAGGCAGAAGGACTGGTGATGAGTATGTCCATTTGGAAGTTAAAGCCCGATTCTTATACTTACAATACTCTTCTTGACGGTTATTGTAGAGAAGGCCAGACAACCGAGGCTTTTAGTATTTGTGACAAAATGATAGAAGAACGTATTGAACCATCTGTTGTAACATATAATACCCTCCTAAAAGGTTTATCTCGAAGAGGTGCATTTGCTGATGCTCTGCAGCTTTGGCATTTGCTGCTGAAAAGAGGTGTGGCTCTAAATGAGGTAAGCTATGGTATTATATTGGATGTGTTTCTGAAGATGGAGAACTCTGAAGGTGCTTTAATGTTATGGAAACATGTTTTAGCTAGAGGCTTTGCGACTAGGATAGTATTCAAAACGATCGTTAATGGATTATGCAAAATGGGGAAAATTACTGAAGTAGAGGAGattttggagaagatgaaggAGCTGGATTATTGA
- the LOC131332927 gene encoding uncharacterized protein LOC131332927, producing the protein MPPKSRVRRGVAGNRGGRGRGRGRGVPPEDEVSQHGENPGRNPGAGAGRGAGIPPNQTQFARDLVAALTAANLFNQAPRENADNRALSAMREFSRRNPPTFDGTSSDPLVADHWLAQIRKLFNALKITEDDLRVNIVAVQLTGEANEWWESVLESRKDARRATRTVAQVNEPDVENLTWAEFETLFEEQYFPETSREQLRDQFEKLEQGGMTVSEYAQKFQSLSRFAPELVATEERKCRRFEKGLHNTVRRMVMVQRKTKYAEVVECARSIEIPKEAQRNRGVWEPRQQVVSVSSSSGSFGSQGRKRQREPSQQPSNQSNFRVPSSSGTRGALSRPPSVCYKCNQPGHVRAQCPHLQKACYVCGKMDHLARNCPQGSIVQSESGSVQQPGTGYNVGQQFRGTQRQQQPHFRQTTSVQSSGGDKGASSSAPTQGSGQRGGFAQGQSTQGRVFNINSNASPSISQVPEASVRRVRICPLEGPCFQFFGERREPLEPYLCGSRERESIYSLLASLTLDEDLSTRGELPLVVREFPDVFPEELPGLPPEREIEFVIDLLPGTAPISIPPYRFAPAELRELKTQLQELENLGFIRPSTSPWGAPALFAQKKDGSLRLCIDYRKLNRVTIKNKYPMPRIDDLFDQLRGATCFSKIDLRSGYHQLRVRREDIPKTAFRTRYGHYEFVVMPFGLTNAPATFMDLMNRIFRAYLDRFVVVFVDDILIYSPTEEKHQSHLTIVLEILREHQLYAKLSKCEFCSAND; encoded by the exons atgcctccgaaaTCGCGTGTTAGGCGGGGTGTGGCAGGAAATCGGGGAGGTcgtggccgtggtcgtggccgtggggtgCCACCggaggatgaggttagtcagcatggggagaacccaggtAGGAATCCGGGGGCTGGGGCCGGTAGGGGTGCAGGAATACCACCCAATCAAACTCAATTTGCTAGGGATCTtgtcgcagcacttacagctgcaaatctgTTCAACCAAGCTCCTAGAGAAAATGCAGACAACCGAGCCTTATCCGCAATGCGAGAATTTAGCCGTAGGAATCCACCGACGTTTGATGGGACAAGTAGTGATCCTCTTGTGGCCGATCATTGGTTAGCACAAATCCGTAAACTTTTCAATGCTCTTAAGATTACCGAAGACGATTTACGAGTGAATATCGTGGCTGTTCAACTTACCGGGGAAGCcaatgagtggtgggagtctGTCCTAGAATCTAGGAAGGATGCGAGGAGAGCGACAAGGACCGTAGCTCAAGTAAATGAACCGGATGTTGAAAATTTGACGTGGGCCGAGTTTGAGACATTATTTGAGGAACAATACTTTCCAGAGACTAGTCGTGAGCAGTTGAGAGATCAGTTTGAGAAGTTGGAGCAGGGGGGTATGACCGTGTCGGAATACGCTCAAAAGTTTCAGTCTTTATCTCGAtttgcgccagagttggtggcgacggagGAAAGGAAATGTAGACGTTTTGAGAAAGGGCTTCATAATACCGTGAGGAGAATGGTAATGGTGCAACGTAAGACAAAATACGCCGAGGTTGTTGAGTGTGCGAGAAGTATTGAAATACCAAAGGAAGCACAGAGGAATAGGGGAGTTTGGGAACCGAGGCAACAAGTTGTGAGTGTGAGTTCATCGTCAGGAAGCTTTGGGAGTCAAGGACGGAAGAGACAGAGGGAACCATCTCAGCAACCATCTAACCAATCCAACTTTAGGGTACCTTCTTCTTCAGGGACTCGGGGTGCTTTGTCTAGACCTCCGTCTGTGTGCTACAAGTGCAATCAACCTGGACAcgttcgtgctcagtgtccacATCTCCAGAAGGCTTGTTATGTTTGTGGGAAGATGGATCATCTCGCTAGGAATTGTCCTCAGGGGTCGATAGTGCAAAGTGAGTCGGGTTCCGTGCAGCAGCCGGGAACGGGGTATAATGTTGGCCAACAGTTTAGGGGCACTCAGAGGCAGCAACAACCTCACTTCCGCCAGACTACGTCGGTTCAGAGTTCCGGGGGTGACaagggagcgagttcttccgcgCCTACTCAGGGTTCTGGTCAGAGGGGAGGTTTTGCACAAGGTCAGAGTACCCAGGGGCGTGTTTTCAACATCAACTCGAATGCTTCACCTTCTATTTCTCAGGTTCCAGAAGCATccgtt cgtcgagttcgtatttgtcctcTTGAGGGTCCTTGTTTCcaattctttggggagcgtcgggaGCCGTTGGAACCGTATCTATGTGGGTCTCGAGAGCGCGAGTCAATTTATTCCttgttggcgagtttgacgttagatgaAGATTTGTCGACACGTGGGGAGTTACCTTTAGTAGTTCGCGAATTTCccgatgtttttcctgaagagttacctggtttacctccTGAAAGAGAGATTGAATTCGTTATCGATTTACTAcccggtaccgctcctatctctATACCTCCGTATCGTTTCGCGCCAGCCGAATTGAGAGAGTTGAAGACTCAGTTGCAGGAATTGGAGAACTTAGGATTCATtcgtccgagtacgtcaccgtggggagcaccggctctttttgcgcaaaagaaggatggttcactccgcttgtgtatcgattatcgtaagctaaaccgagtcaccattaagaataagtatcccatgcctagaatcgatgatttgtttgatcaacttcggggtgcgacctgtttttccaaaattgatttgaggtccggttaccaCCAGTTGAGGGTTCGGAGAGAGGATATTCCTAAGACCGCATTCcgcactcgttatggccattacgaattcgttgttatgcctttcggattGACGAACGCTCCAGCTACATTCATGGACTTAATGAATCGTATCTTTCGTGCATACCTTGATCgttttgtggttgtattcgtCGATGATATCCTTATCTATTCGCCAACGGAGGAGAAACACCAATCGCATCTCACCATTGTTCTTGAAATCTTAAGGGAGCACCAATTGTACGCcaagcttagtaagtgtgagttttg cAGCGCCAATGACTAG